The Corvus hawaiiensis isolate bCorHaw1 chromosome 1, bCorHaw1.pri.cur, whole genome shotgun sequence genomic sequence GCCGTGCAGCGGGGGCTGGGGCACGTCCCACGCGGCCGTGGTGGCTCCTGCGATCCCTGCGCTGCCATcgggggaggaggaggctcAGGAAGCCGCAGCCCCCCCCGTGCTctgccgggggcggggggctggggaggctcCACTGCCTGGGAGGGTTTGATCTCCTGGATCTCCTTTCCTTCCACCTGGGCCCATCTTGGACACCgtccctgttccctgtgtccccataATGTTCCCTGTGTCACCAGGTGTTTTCTCTCGCTGTCTCCATCTCTCCGTGGCCCTCGCGACGCCCCGAACCGAGGGGTTCACGCAGGGACAAACCCCGAGAGCCCCGAAACAAAACCCTCCGAGGGTGAAACCAGCGGTGCCCACCCGACTTGGTGGGGGGAGCCCTCCGGGGGCACCTCCCAAACCGCAGTGACCAAACCCCGAGTCCTGCCCGAGCCGGAGCTCGAGCGCCTggggatttaaaaataaaggcgAGGCGAGCGCGGTTTCGGGTCTTGCCCCCACCCTGCCGTGCCCGGCCGGCCCCGTGCGGTTTCTccgcggcagcagcagcagcgtgtGAGCGCCGAGCCGCGCCGGCTGCTCCGCTGGCAGCGCCGGAGAACGCGCTGTGGGAGcgaagggcaaaaaaaaaaaaaaaaaaaccccaaaaaaagctgttttcttcctctctgctccttgCAGCAGCTCGGGCTGGTGCAGCAGCCGCGCTGAGACCTCGCCCCGGGGGCAGCCGGCACCCCGGCTCAGGGCTCCGGCGGCACCGAGGTGGTTTTTAATGCGGTTGCAATTTTTATCAGCGGCTGGAACCCCCTTTTTCCTCGGAGCAGCCGCgtcgagctcgctccggaggaGATGCGAGCCCGCTGGGACGGCTCCTTTGGGGACACAAAGGGGAAAACGGGGGTCTGCGAGGGCTCGGGGGGACCCCTGGGGGAGCCGGGATGCTCAGGGCCAGCGTCCGTCCTGGACACGGGGAGCACGTGCGGCTCCTCGCCACggctgctgctctctctgcttctttctctttttggttctctttttatctttatctctttctttatctttcatctttatcttctttttattcttctttttactggttttatcttcttattcttgtttttagtcttcctcatcttctccttcttcctcttctcctcctgattcttcttcattttttcctcttcttttttccttcttctttttcttttttctctcctttttgctTCCTCGTTctcttttttatcttcttttttcctctttttttcacttttcttcttcgttctcttttttatcttcttttttatcttcttttttcttattttttcctcttttctcttcttttttcccttcttcttttttccacttcttttttcttaaccTTCCTAatctttttctctattttttccttttcttctcctttttcttctttctctttctgtttttccttttttttttttttttcttttcttttcttctctttctttttctattccCCACTCTCTCGCAAGGGCAATTTTGAGTCAGCCGGCACCCGCTGACTTTTCTTTCCACTGCTCTTTGCACACCGCTCCCCCTGCGCTGCCCGAGCTCCGCTTCCTGCGGGGGCCACGGCCGATcccccgcccgctcccgccCGGCTCCCGGGGCTCCGTGAGCTCCCGGaccttcccttttctcctcgcacccctcccagcccctctcccctcaGGAATTCGGGATTAATCCCCCTTCATTCCCTGCCTATGGGAGATCTCGCGTGTGGGTTCGAGGGGGTGGCTCCCTGGTGGGGGTGACATTAACGGCGTGCCCGGGCAGCGGGGGGGACGCTGGTGTCCAGCTCCGGCCATCAGAGCTCCAGAAGCCGCCAAAATCCCACGGCTGGAGAGCCGAGTCCGGCCGGAGGGGGCTGAACCGGTGCCCGAGGCCACGGCTGGAGGCCGCGCCGCGAACCTGAGCTGGCCACTGGGGCCACTGGGGCTACTGGGGCCACTGGGGCGAGTGGTCAGTGATGGACACGAGggacagagcaggcagcagagatctCCCAGCCTCGCACGGCGATTTGAGGGGACACCCGGGGGGGACGCGGGGTGCAGCCCCGGGGGgggtggcagctgcagccctgtggTGCCCCCCGGCCGTGCCATCGTGTCCCCTTCCTGCCCTTGGCGCAGGCTGGCGCCCAGCCCGAAATAGCAGCGGTGTTGGTTTCCGATCCGGAAGGtgcttggggagggggaggaagatACCGGGAGGGGGGGGATCGGCCCCGAGAGCATCCCCCAGCTGCTGGGGTCACTCAGCTCCTCACGGGCACCCAGCCGGCcgtgggggagggggggggctggggaggggggtgggcACCGcgctgcctcagtttccccatcacCGCCCCTTCAAGCTGCCCTGTGTGCCAAGGGCCGAGCGGGGAGGGCTGACGGTGCCTGTGCCTCTGTTCCCTCCCCAGGCGCATGTTCCCCTTCCTCAGCTTCAACCTGTCGGGGCTCAACCCCGTGGCCCACTACAACGTCTGCGTGGACGTGGTGCTGGTGGACCAACACCACTGGCGCTACCAGGGCGGAAAATGGGTGCAGTGCGGGAAAGCCGAGGGCAACATGCCAGGTACGGGCTCTCCAtccccttcctcatcctcctggaGGTGCCGGGATGGGGGTGacgctgtccccgctgtcccccagGGAACCGCCTCTACCTGCACCCCGACTCTCCCAACACGGGCGCGCACTGGATGCGGCAGGAGGTTTCCTTCGGGAAGCTGAAGCTCACCAACAACAAGGGCGCCTCCAACAACGTCGGGCAGGTGAGGGGAGGGTCCCGCCGCCGTGCCAGGCTGGGCCGGCTCCTCTTGGGACCCTCCCTGACCGCCCGCTGTCcgcttttccccctcccccagatGATCGTGCTGCAGTCGCTGCACAAGTACCAGCCGCGGCTGCACGTCACGGAGGTGAAGGAGGGCGAGGGGGAGGACGGGTACCCCTCCCCGCACACCCACACCTTCGCCTTCCCCGAGACCCAGTTCATCGCCGTCACCGCCTACCAGAACGCCGACGTGAGTACGAGATCCCCCTCCCCGTCCCGAGCATGGGTGTAGGCcccccacaaaaaaatcccccaacaGCACAGAAACTCCAGGAACCAGTAATCATCCCAGTGTCATCACAGCAACCCAATAACCCCCGCAGAGCAGCCCCATTAAccccccccagcaccctctAAGGTGTCCTCAGCGTCAGGAAAACCCCAATGGCCCCCCCCTGTCTGCAGCAACTCTGCGATCCCAGGTACATCCCCTGCATCCCCTCGGCATTCCAGGACCTCCCCCTGCGTCCCTTCAGCATCCCAGACGCCTCCCAATGCCGCCCGTATCCCCTCAGATTTCCAGAGCCTCCCCGCGAATCCCTTCAGcaccccactgtcccccccAGGATTGTCCCACACATCCCAGTACCCCCCTCCTGAATCCCTTCAGCACCCCCTGCACCGGCAAAGGATGGGATTCTGGTGGGTCGGGGGCTGCTCgggggggaaaagggacagcggggggacatCCCGGAGGAGGGAcaagctgccagcagccccccCAATTCCCCGTGCCCCCAGATCACCCAGCTGAAGATCGACCACAACCCCTTCGCCAAAGGATTCCGGGACAACTTTGACTCGTGAGTGTCACCCccaccccctcctcctcccgcctGCCCCTCCCTGGTTCTCCCCCGGCCTCACCTGGCAGgagacccccccccaaaaccccaccctgtgcctccccAGGATGTACACGGCCTCGGAGAGCGACCGCTTCACCCCATCCCCGCCGGAGGGTCCcggctgccagcagctcctgccggCCCCCCgcttccagcccttcctgcccgAGCAGTACCCGCTGCCCCCGGGCCGCTTCTTCGGGGGCGAGCGAGGGGCTgcgctgcccctgccccccAAAGACCCCTCCCACTGGTACTTCCCCCCGCAgcagccccccgcccccggcgcgCTGGAGTTCGGCGGCTACGACGGGGGCTACGGGGGGGGCAAAATGGTGCCCTATGGGGTGAAACCCTTCGCCCTGCCGCCCGCCCCGCACCCGCCCCTGCCCTACTACCCCGAGGGGCCGGGGGGCTTCGGGGTCCCGGGGGGCTGGAGCCCCGGGCAGTACGGCCCCAAGGGCGGCGCCGCGGCTCTGGGCTGGTACCGGGAGCCCCGCGAGGAGAAGGGCAAGGAGGTGGAGGGCTGGgcccccgagccccccgccGCTGTCGCCTCGGGGGACTCGTCGGACTCGGGGTTGTACGAGTGCAAGCGGCGGCGGGTGTCCCCCTACCCCTCCAGCACCGAGAgctcccccccgccccgcaaCGGGGACCTCTACGACAAGGACCCGGTCGCCGACGGGGGCTACTACGGCTTCTACGGCAACTGAGCCACACCGAGGGGAGCGAGGGAGGGGTCAGAGCCTCCCCGGGCGCCCCAAATCTGGGTGCAAAGGGGTTCTgtgtgcccccccccccccccccatattTAACACCCATATCCTGGGACGACTTGAGCAGAGGGGGAGCTCAGCCAGACAATCAGCCCCCGGTGCCACCCCGGTGGGGCCGCGGGGGCGAGCGGGGAGGGGACGGGCTGGGGGGATGGtggtgaggggtttttttttttgttgtcgGTGGTTTTTAGGGGAGGGGAGTTAATGCTGAAGTATTTATTGAGGCCCCCCCCCTCCGCGCCCGGTGTGGGGCGGGGGGCAGCAGCATATCGCAATAAAGGGGACACTGTGGGACACGGCTCTGGTCAATTCTGTGCATGTggggagggaaactgaggcacggggaGGGGGTTAAGGGACTCGTGCTGATCGGGGAGGGGGGTCCTGAGCCCCTCGGGGACCGTGATGCGGAGCGGGGGGGGGGACAAGGAATCTCTGTGCACACCCCAACTCTTCACAGCCTTTATTAGAGCAGCCCCTGTGCACATTTTGGGGGAGTGAGGGGCAGTGGGGTTTTCCCGCCCGCGGGCACCCTGCGACCCCCCTTAACCCCCCCCCTCATTCTCCTGtgcccccagggcaggggggcactgccagcccctgccccaaaGCGCCTCAGCTGTCCCCAAGGCTCtgccccggggcgggggggaggcATTGCCAGTGcgcccccctcccccttcccattTTTATATCACAGTTTTATTGAAACAGCGGCAAAATGGCTCAgagggggcgggggggaccAGCCccgctgctgggcactgctgtgaggagctgggggggctcagcacCCCCCGGGTTTGGGGGTCGCTACCAGAGCACCGCGCTGTCCAGGTGGGCGAAGCCGGGGTGCAGGCGCAGCTTCCAGTAGGTGTTGTTGGTGACCCACGACTCCTTGCCGTTGGCATCCGTCAGACGCCTGGGGATGGGGTCGGGGGGGGAACGTTTGGGACTTCCAGGGGGGTTTTCCCATTCCCTGAGAGCCCCACGCATCTCTGAGCCATGAGGTCTCCAGAGGGCCTCCCCATTCCCTTAAAACCCCCACATCTCCCTCAACCATGGGGGGGACTCCCAGGGGGGGGTTTCTTGATTCCTTAAGAGTCCCACACACCCCTGAGCCATGGGGTGCTCTCAGGACTCCCAGAGGGTCTCCCCATACCACAAGAGCCCCACATCCCCCTGATCCACGGGTCCCCCAGCCCCGGGAGCCCCCCAGACCTGAAGAACCGGGCCTGGTGGGTGATGTTGTTCTCCTCCATGACACGGCGCCGgtccctctggagctgctcgATCTGGCGCTTCTGCGCCTCGGCCGCCGGCACGTTCCCTTCCTCCAGGTACCTGGGGGACACAGGACACGGCTGTGACGAGCTGGCCGGCCCCagcccgccccaccccgcacccCCGGCACGCTGCTGACCGCTGGTCCGGCCGCAGGCGCGTGTCCGTGGAGGGCAGGACCCTGCGGAGCTCCGGCGTGAGCTCGTTCAGCTCCAGCGCGAACTGGGTGAAGCCGTAATTCCTCTCGTGGTCGCGGGGCATGGGGTCTGTGTGGGGGTGGGGGTTGTGGGGACAGTGAGACACCCCCCAGGATGGGGTAACCCCCTCAGGGTGATCCCCCCAGGTCCTTACTGGCTTTCCAGACGCACTGGCCCGGGGCGGGCCCGCGGTGTAGCCCCTCGTGCCACTTGCCGGCCAGGCGCTCCACGGCCGTCCCGCTGCGGCTCAGCACGGCCCCCTGCACCTCGTTGGCCCCCGCGCCCCAGTACCGAGCCTGCGGCCACCGGGATGTGGGCGGGGTGGCCGGGGAGAAGGGCGGGGCCGGGAAGGTGGGGTGGGGTCAGTGGGAAAGGGTGGGGCCGCTGGGGAAAGGCGGGGCTATTGGGAGAGGGTGGGGCTACTGGGAAAATGGTGGGGCCATGAGGAGGAATCTTCTGGAAAGGGCGGAGTAATGGGGAAAGGGCGTGGGCGCCGGGAAAGGGTGGGGCCATTGGGAGAGGGCAGGGCTACTGGAAAGGGAGGGGCCAGGAGTGATGGGTGGAGTCTTCTAGAAAGGGTGGAGTCACTGGGAAAGGGTGTGGCCGCTGGGAAAGGGCGGGGCTGTTATGGGTGGGGTCCGTGGGAAAGGGTGGGGCACGAAGAGGGGCGGGGCCACCAGGAAAGGGCGGGGCTAttgggaaggggcggggccgtaAGTGGGGGTGGGGCCAGATAAGGGGCGGGGCAACAAGACAATGTTTAATTAACAAGTCGGTGATGGGGCAGGGCCGCACCACAGctgaaggggcggggccaggccGTGATAATGAAGAGGGGTGGGGTCAGGGACAGTGGGTGGGCGGAGCCTGGGCACTAAAGGGCGTGGCAGGGCGTGGCAGGGCGGGGCGGGCACACCTTGCAGAAGGTGAGCTTGCAGTGGTAGGAGGCGTCGCGGGTGTTGCGGATCAGCACCTCCCCGTAGTGCTCGATCCAGCGGGGCCCGCTCAGCACGTTGTGGATGCACGTGGTCACCTTGTTCCACTCGTAGTGGTCCCCGGTCCTGCGGGCACCGCGCTCGTGGGTGGGCACACACAGCGCAGGCGGGCACGGGGGAGGCGATGGCGGGGAGCCCACCCGCGGGGCCGGGGTCTCACCTGGGCAACTGGACATTGACGGTGCCCACGGGGACGATCTCCAGGGACTTGCCCCAGAATTTGTTCTTCCACCTCATGTCTGgggatgcaggaggaggagcaggaggaggaggaggtgagaacccTCGGTCCCCTGGGAGGAACCTCCCGGTGCCCAACGCCCTCCCAGACGCTCACCTTGCCAGAAGATGAAGTTGTCAGACTCGGCGTGGCAGGCAGAGATGGGAGGGTGGTGGGATACCTGCAAGGCCAAGGAGGGACATGCCAGCGCCTCGTCCGGCTCCGGGGTGTCCCCGCAAGGtccccccagtgcccacctGCTCGCTGATGAAGCGGAAGCCGCGGTCGGGCCGCACGCACTCGTAGGTCTCGCCCAGCACGGGGTTGAAGGGTTTGCTGCCCGCCCGGTAGTAGGTGGAGGCGTAGGCGGACACGGCGAAGGCGGCCACGTACACCTGTCACCGCAGCCGGCGCGCCGCTGTCACCACACCCGCGGCAGGCACACGCGTGTCCTCCCCCGTCCCCACAGGTCCCAGGAGACCCACGTGTCCTCAAGCACCCCTGAGCCCACTAAACCCTCAAATTCTCCCCGTCCCCGCGTGTCCTCGGGCTCCCCCGGGTCCTCGAGATCCTCAAACTCCCTAAGTACCCCCATGTCCCCCAAACTTCCAGCGCCCCCCGAGCTCCCTCTACTCCCTTGTCCCCTGAGCTTCCTCGTGTCCCTCAAGGCCCCTCAAACCCCCCAAgtgcccccgtgtccccctccgTGTCTCCCAAGCCCTCCACAACCTCCCAATACCCACGCCAAGTCCTTCACGTCCCCAAGCCACGTCCCCTCGCTCCCGAGCCCCCTGTGGCCCCCTGAGCTCCTTCTTGACCCCTTGAGCCCCTCACATCCCCCCTGCCCTCGACCTCCCCTTGCCCCCCTGCCCCCGAGCTCCCCTAATCCCCCTTGTGCCCTCGATCCCCCTACATGGCCCCCAAGCCTCCCgtgccccccgtgtccccggTCACCCCGGCTCTCCCCCCCTCACCAGGCGCTGCCGGGGGTCGCGGGCGCGGCTGGCTCTGTCGAGCAGCGCGCTGTACTCCAGCTCCTCGCAGAGCCGCTGCAGGGTGTTCAGCGGCTCGTTCAGCTGCACGGGCAGCGCCACGCGGGACAGATCCTTGCCCACGCTGCTCCGCAGGAGCCCCCACAGGCTCACGTCCCCCGagggcgcggggggcgcgggcagGCGGCTCCTCCGCCGCGGGTCCGGCCCCGGCAGCTCCAGCGGCGGCTCCAGAGGCGGCGGCTCCACTCCCGGGCGCTCCGCTCCTGCCGGGCAGCAGGGCGGTGGGATGGAGCCGTGCCCCTCCGCGGTGAAACCCTCCCCGTAGCTGCCCCTTCCCGCCGGGTTCCCCTCGTCCGGTGTTTTCCGTTCCCGTGTCgggaggcagagctgccccCGCCTCGGTTCCCCCTTCCCGCACCTGTCGGGGGGCGAAGCCACCACCTCCACCGCTGCCCACTCCCTCCCCGGTGCCCTCCCCGGTGCTCCCCGTACCTGtcggggcacggcccggccccccCGGCTCGGTGGCCTCCTCGCAGACGCTGGTGGCGACCTCGCTGATGCACGACTCGTCCTCCGACGGCTGAGAAGGCGCAGGGACCGTCGGCGGCttcgggggtcccggggggatgggggggataTGGGGGGAACCCCACGGAGGGGGCGGGTGGGGCGCTAGCGGGAAGCGCCCCCCCAAAAGGGTGGGATGAGCCCCGGGatcctgggatgggctgggggtgtcgggatggggagggggggtgggTGCGGCGGGGGGGGGCCCAGCAGGACCCGGCCCCCGCCACCGGGCTCAGAGGCCGCGGAGACCCCGAgagcggggagggaggggactGCGGGAGGCTGGGGGAGAAACCGGGGGGGAaacaggggctgggggggacacgggaaGTGGCTGGCGGGCCGGCTAATGAGGTGGGAcgggggagagagaggggagagatgAACCCAGAGCAGCGAGGGGTGGTGGGGGTCCGCAGAGCCCCCTCACCAGCAGAGCCCCCTCACCAGCAGAGATCCCCACCAGCAGAGCTCCCCAAGCCCCCTCACCTCGTTCTCAGAGGAGCTGGCGGACAGGAAAACCTCGCAGGCATCGAAGAACTCGGTGTGGGAGTCGGCCAGCGAGACGATGCTGCGGttggagagctgctgctcccggcCCTTGGCGGGCAGCGCGTCCGGCTGCGAGGACAGCCACCGcctcagcccccagcccagggggGGCCACCGTACCCCCAGCTCACCCCAGCCCACCCCCCTGACCTCATCCGGATGCAGCGAGGCAAAGGAGTCCAGGGTGGTGTCGGAGGAGACGGAGAGGGAGTGGAAGCGGCGCAGGGCGGGCTGTGGAAAGGGGGACGCTGAGCCGAGCCCCTCCGGACAGTCCcctccagccaggacagggctgacagggacagggggtcACCCAACACCCGGCTGAGACCCCAACAGCAGCACCCCGAGGTCCCCTGCGCTCCCTCACCCCGGCGGTGCCGGCACTGCCAGGGCGAGGGGCCGGGCACTGCCGGTCCAGCGCCTGCCGCATCTCCTCCAGACGGGCCCTCTCGGCCACCAGCGCGGCCACCACGCTGCTGAGCGAGCCGTGCACTGCCGGGGACACGGGCGGGAGTCAGGCTGAGGgtcagcaccccaaaacccaccccgAGACCCCCATCAAGGCTCAGCCCCCCGCCCCATCCCACCTTTTTGCGCCAGGACCCAGAAGCTGCGCTGCAGCTGGCTGTACTCCGGGGGGAGGCTGAAGGGCAGCTGGCTCTGCGATGACTCCAGGTAGCGGGACAGGTTGGGGACAGAGCCGTGCAGGCGGCCCacctggggggacacgggggtcaGCGGGGTCACCCGGGGGGGCTCCGTGcccaggcagtggcagagctCAGGGTGGGTTCCAGCTCACCCTCACCCTGCCGATGGTGTCATCCTTGGCAAAGCTCTGCGTGCACCAGATCTTGGTGGTCCTCCGGCCTTTCTTCGGCCTCTCCGTGGCGGCCGAGGGctgtgagggagaggagggggctgCAGCCGGACCCTCCCCAGGAATGGGAGGCGTGGGACCCCCTCAGCCGGCTGTGCCTCTCACCTGGCTGCCGGAGATGAGCGGGGCCGAGGGGATGCGGTGCAGGGCCTCCAGGTGTTGGAGCATTCCCGTCAGCTCCTGCAGCTTGGCCTGGCACTCGGACAGCTCTGCCGGGGGCACAGAGCGAGCCCGAtcagggaggggacacagggcaccCGCCCGGCCCCACACACCCCCTCGGGCCCCCTCTCACCGGCCGAGCAGCGCTCCAGCCCCTCGCTGTCCTTCAGCCAGGCGTTCACCTTGTCCCGGGAGCTGGCCAGTGtggacagggctggggcacTGCCCGAAGGCAGGATCCGTGTCCACTGGCCCTGCAGCAGGGGACAGAGGGCATCGCTGTCAGGAGCCATGTCCCAGAGCCTGCCTGGCGCTGTGACCCCGAGCTGTCACCCACCTGCACGTTGGTCCCCGTGGGACCCCCTGGGGGACACGGCTCCGGCCGCTCGCCGTGGTGGTGGCTGCAGAGGCTGCTCACCCAGCTGGAGAACAGCTCCGGGGACTTGATCTGGGGGACAGCGGTGAGTTGGGGGGGACACGACCtgatgtccccagccctgccccaccccagctccagcctccccaGTGGCACCTTGAGGTGATAAATGTTGTCCTCCGTGTCCAGGTCAACCCTCTGCGCCTTCTTGTTGACGGACATGACGGACTGCCGGACATCGATGGCACCGTGCAGTTTGCCCTTGAGGACCTGGGGGAGCCCAGGGACCCCTGTCAGGGGGAAGACCCCCCCTTTCTCAGGGGGGCCAcgggggtgtccccagccctgagcccctgGGGAGGCTGCGTGGCCACAGCCTGGGCACACACTCACGTCCTGGCGCGTGGTGGCATATTTCAGGATCCCATTTTCCAGCACGAAGTACCgctggggatggagggggaagggttttatttgggggggggaggagcagagagcagcccctgcagccagCCCCCCGCTTCCCAAATCGTGCCAGGACCAGCTGGGATCACGGCTCctggtgccagctctgcctgttACCTTGTGCCAGCCCTTCAGgggccatttcctcttcttgAGCAGGTACCCCTCGTGCCGCTGCGGCTcctgcccggggctgccccTTGCCCGGGGCTCCTCCACCACCTCCCAGCTCTCCGAGCCCTGCAGAGACCGGGATCAGCGTGGGGGGTCCCTGAGCACCAGAGGCCACCTTGCCCCCAGGCAGGTACCCACATGGGGCGTCATCCTAAAGCAGGGGGAAGCCCCCAAAGCCTCCCTGCCATCCTAAGGTCCTTCTGAGCCCCCCAAATCCAACCTGCTGGACGCTGCTGTGCTTGGAGGACACGGTGCTGTTGGAGCGGGACAGGGCTCTTTTCGGAGAGGACGGGTCCTTCTCGTGGCTGCCCATGGCCGGCGAGCAGAGGGGGCCAGGGGCACCGAGCCGAGCCCCTCCTCCCGTccgggccgcggggccgggggtccGAGCTCGGCCGTCACGGCGGGAGCCGCTGCGGGGAGGGGACGGCAGGTCAGGGAGCTCGGGGACGGCATCTGCAGCCTCGCAGGGACCGGGGGCGGCAGGGATcccgctgtccccagctccCGGGGGACCCTGCATGGCACCGCTGCCAGCACCCAGAAACTTCCGCGTGAGCCGGAGCCTTTGACCCTCCCAGCTTTATCTCGGCTGCACCGCCCGGTCCGGGTCCAGAgtccggccccgccgccccacGGACCGGGTACCACGGCGCAACcgtggcacaggcagcagggtgACACCGGTACAAAGACCGGGACCAACCCCTGGCCCATCTGGCACCCCCGAGCCGGGACATGACTCCTCCGAACCCCGGCGTGACCGCGCGCCCTCCCGGCAGGGCGTTTGTTCCCTTTGCCCTTCACGATTCCagagggggaaactgaggcacggggaAGCTTCTCCTGGCCTTGCCCTCCCCCCTGGAGCTGTCCCTGACGGGGCATCCATGTGTGCCGGCCGCTGCTGTAGGATGGATCCTGGGATAACCCCGAGACGGAGGCCAAGCCCCGGCACCCGTGACCACCGTCCCGGTAACGGCGGCACCGGTCACCGCCGTACCGACGGCCACGGCGCCGGTAAGCACGGCACCGGCAGATAACCACGCTGCCATAGATAACCCCGGCACCGGTACCGGCGGCTCCGCGCCCCCAGCACCGAGGGGAGGACACCGGGGATCTCCCGGCTCTCTCCCGCGGCTGCTGCCGGGGATCAGCACCGACCCCTCGCACCGGAACGGGGCTGCCCCGGTAACCCCGGGGGTCTCCATCCCCCGCGCGGGGCAAAGCCCATCGCCCCGGGGGTGTCACCTCCCGGAGCAGCGGGGGCCGGGGGTCGGGGGGCCGGACCCCCGTCCCGTGCCGGTCGCCGGTGCTCACCTGGGCTGGCGGCGggagggcggcgggggccggtCGCATCctgcccggcggcggcggcaggaaGCGGAACACGGAGGGCGGTCCGGAGCCGCTCGGCTCTGCCCCCTGCTCCGTGGAGGACCGGAGCCAACagcgccgggagccgccgggagccgccgggagcCCGAGCGCCCGCACGGTACCGGGGCAGCTCCGGCCGCGCAGCCCCGGAGCCCACCCGAGAGGAGCCCCCGGGGAAAGGGGTGCGGGGAACCCCCGGGAGGGGCAGCACCGCACGGGGGTCCCGGGGTTGGTCATCCCACGGGGGTTTTGGAGAGCACCACCCCACGGGAGTCTCTGGATCACCATCACCATGGGGGTCTCGGGGACCACCGACCCCAAGGGGTGTcagggatcgctcctccaaggTGGTCCCAGGGCATTCCACACCCCCTCCCCGGGatttccctctcccacccccagctctgctccctcggaccctcagagcagccctggcctcTCTGCCCACCCTCAGGGGGCAGGAACAgcccccacccaccccccaaaatcccagacGA encodes the following:
- the TBX21 gene encoding T-box transcription factor TBX21 isoform X2, whose protein sequence is MLARMFPFLSFNLSGLNPVAHYNVCVDVVLVDQHHWRYQGGKWVQCGKAEGNMPGNRLYLHPDSPNTGAHWMRQEVSFGKLKLTNNKGASNNVGQMIVLQSLHKYQPRLHVTEVKEGEGEDGYPSPHTHTFAFPETQFIAVTAYQNADITQLKIDHNPFAKGFRDNFDSMYTASESDRFTPSPPEGPGCQQLLPAPRFQPFLPEQYPLPPGRFFGGERGAALPLPPKDPSHWYFPPQQPPAPGALEFGGYDGGYGGGKMVPYGVKPFALPPAPHPPLPYYPEGPGGFGVPGGWSPGQYGPKGGAAALGWYREPREEKGKEVEGWAPEPPAAVASGDSSDSGLYECKRRRVSPYPSSTESSPPPRNGDLYDKDPVADGGYYGFYGN
- the TBX21 gene encoding T-box transcription factor TBX21 isoform X1, with amino-acid sequence MGALEPGTGAPRPAAPMLSAAASFAKEPPGPRDISAAFFADGGGPEPGAPPLPYGAPGGFSGRFLGPCPPYRAPPPPAPPVEGYGGAEGGFGGGGGPLCPPLCALPGYRAAGKVQVMLNNYPLWAKFHKHQTEMIITKQGRRMFPFLSFNLSGLNPVAHYNVCVDVVLVDQHHWRYQGGKWVQCGKAEGNMPGNRLYLHPDSPNTGAHWMRQEVSFGKLKLTNNKGASNNVGQMIVLQSLHKYQPRLHVTEVKEGEGEDGYPSPHTHTFAFPETQFIAVTAYQNADITQLKIDHNPFAKGFRDNFDSMYTASESDRFTPSPPEGPGCQQLLPAPRFQPFLPEQYPLPPGRFFGGERGAALPLPPKDPSHWYFPPQQPPAPGALEFGGYDGGYGGGKMVPYGVKPFALPPAPHPPLPYYPEGPGGFGVPGGWSPGQYGPKGGAAALGWYREPREEKGKEVEGWAPEPPAAVASGDSSDSGLYECKRRRVSPYPSSTESSPPPRNGDLYDKDPVADGGYYGFYGN
- the TBX21 gene encoding T-box transcription factor TBX21 isoform X3, encoding MFPFLSFNLSGLNPVAHYNVCVDVVLVDQHHWRYQGGKWVQCGKAEGNMPGNRLYLHPDSPNTGAHWMRQEVSFGKLKLTNNKGASNNVGQMIVLQSLHKYQPRLHVTEVKEGEGEDGYPSPHTHTFAFPETQFIAVTAYQNADITQLKIDHNPFAKGFRDNFDSMYTASESDRFTPSPPEGPGCQQLLPAPRFQPFLPEQYPLPPGRFFGGERGAALPLPPKDPSHWYFPPQQPPAPGALEFGGYDGGYGGGKMVPYGVKPFALPPAPHPPLPYYPEGPGGFGVPGGWSPGQYGPKGGAAALGWYREPREEKGKEVEGWAPEPPAAVASGDSSDSGLYECKRRRVSPYPSSTESSPPPRNGDLYDKDPVADGGYYGFYGN